GGTGATGCCAACGTGGGAATAGGAGGAGAGCAAGCAGCAATTCCCATACAGCTAATTCAAGCTGTCCATAGATACGCCATCAACTCTATTGCCAGACCAGTAAAGGCATTTCAACAATAGCATAGATGCTGCGTTCTACTTAGGCTGACTCCTTTTGTTTAGTCTAGTAAAGAAACTATCTCAGACAAGCAAGACAAATTACCTTTGGAGGTGGGGTGAAGAAGGCTGATCTGGAGAAGATTGTTGAGCAGAGGTACCATGAAACCTTTGCTTGTCATATACCCCACCTGGGTTGCTTCCATCACTTACCTGTGATGCTTCTTCATTCATGCCTGAGAAATCCACTGGTCCAAGAGAACCAAATTCAAGTTGTTCATCAGAGGAACCATAACCAGAATTATGATCATAGGGATACAGCATGACAACAGAAGGAATGGTAGGTCCATTTGACGACACCCCACTGGTGTTCATGGCTGGCAGTGGATACATGCCATATTGCATGCTGGCAGAGCTACCTTGAGAAGAGTTTGCACAGACCGGACCGTTATGAGACTGGTATGAAGAAAACGAATCATGCCTATGTGAGCCCCAAGGCCTCTCAGCTCTGCTGTCATCAGCAACAGCACCCAATTGGTCACATGTGAACCttgatttttcattttgattgcAACTATGGCTGTACCCAGCAGCTTGTGACTTTGAATTGGCAATCCAGTTCCCATCTCTATCACCATGGTGGTCATTTCTATCATAATTATATTTTCCCCTCCTTGTATTTGCAGAATGCTGTTCTCTGATTGAAACTTTCTGAAGTAGAAAAACGTATAGAAAACTTATGAAGGCTATAGTTTTAAGTGTTAAATGGCACAAAGCTAACAATATTAAGATCACTTCAAAAGACAGACTAATGTATGAATATCTTATGGCCAAGACAATATTGCATTTGAAAAGATTGTCCACTGTATCGTTGTACGCTAAATTAAAGGAGAACGGAAAAATTACAGGACCGTGTATGTAAACAACATCACTCTCCAAAGCATGCATAATGGAAAAACAGGACCATGTATGCAACCAAAATTACTTTTCAAAGAAGGCAAAGTTCAAATGCAGAAATTTAAAGTCATAAAGGCTCATTAGAGAATGTCAGTATGTGACTTACAGGATTAGGCAGGTAGGTCCCAGTACCACTGCAATATCTTGGCATCTCATCAGCATGCCGTTGGTATACGCTCGCAGGTCTATTTGAAACAGATTGATGGGGAGCAGAAACAATACGAGGCCCATAATTCATAAGTTGAGAAAAGAGGTTCACATTTGATGGAGGAGGTCTCCCAGGACCATCCCATGGAAAATGACCTTGTAAATATAAAGGTGGCACCACAACAGGAGAAGGATAAATCAGAGGTGGAGGATATTGTGAATTTTGGCAAAACCGTCCATATTGCAAGTTTTGCCAATGGCTAGCAATGTCACCATTGAGAATGTCTGACTTACGCTCTACTGGCTCGAGAGATGAAGCATTTCTTGTAGAACTAGAAGTACTTAACACCTCAGATTGATCAAGTCCCGCAGATGATTCAAAATTCTGACAAGAATCATTGTTATCCAAACCCTCATCCCAACCAAAATGGCTTGTTGATGCATCTGGAGCTCCTGTTTCTGCTGGAATGTTGTACACAGGGCACAATACAAATGGTACTGGCGGCCCTGTTATGGTGAAGGCCAAGGGAGGAACTCCAGAATTATCCATAGTTCTTTGACCTGAACCTGGACCTAAGAGGAATGGAGTAATGGGTATCAATGGATCTGAACCACTTGTCAAGGCTGTCTCAAATCCAGATATTTGATGCCTTGGAACAGGCAAAGAACAAACTGGTTGAGGTTCAATAGTTCTTCCTGCCATATCACTGCTCCCTATTGATGGTGGGTTCCAGTCTCTGCTATTGTCTTCTGCCTGAGAGGAATAGTCAGATACACTTTTACCTTTTCCACATGTAGCAGAAGGAACCGCAGAAGAAGACAATTTCCTACCCCTTTTCTCCCTAGCTGGCTTACAGACCTTTGCAGACGACCCATCCCAAGAACTTTCTGATGAGGTTTTCCTTCTGAGTGAACTTGTATGTGAAGCAGTCATGGATCTAGAACTTGTAGTTCTTTCATCAAAGAAAACATCATTACCTCGGTTATCATCTAGATGACCTTCCCTACTTGAACCTCGAGTTTCTTTAGCAAACTTCTGTTGGGTTTTAGAACTACCAGAGCTGCTTACCCTAGAAGACTGAAAAAATTTATAGCGAGCTGAGGTTGAAAGTTGCTTATCATCCGACTGAAGCATTTCAAAACTCCCGTTATGAAGATCAACAAAACCACCACTAGAACCCCTGTCTTGTTCCTGCCATGAATCACGTTCCACTTCCCCTGAGTTCATTTCTGGAGAACCAAAATTTTCACTACTGGCCTCAATTGGATCCTCTGTATTTGAGGCTAACCCAATGCTAGAAAAATAATGGGCCAGAGGAAAAGAGACCAATCCTTGGGGAAACATTTGAATATTTGAAGGAAGGATTCCACCCAAATTTCTCTGATTGTATCCCATTGGTAGAGATTGGAAAGGAAAAGGTAAGTGACCTGCAGCTAAATTTAGCGGAACAGGAACCTGACCATCAAAGCCATGAGCCGTAGAAAATGCCATCATGTTCAGTAGATCTTGCTCTTCTTGATGCATTCCTTGTACACCTGGAACCAAAGAAAATTCCTGACTCATGGTTCCCAAGCCAAAATCATCTTGGAAACTATTTGGAAGACTGTTTGGATCAGCAGCAGTATCAATGCTTTGATGGTTTGATGCTTGCCTAATAGATGAAGGATCATCAGATGAAGATTTAATGTTATGCCTTTCTGCCAAACCAGATTCCATATTCTTCCCCCCGTCATTATTTGACCTCATAGAAGCAATCTGGGTTTTCCCACTCTCCGGCATTCTGTTCTGCCTTTGGTTAGAAGTAACTTCTCCATATGTTTCAGTAAGCTCAGGACTAGAACACGTCCTTGCAAAAAGATATCTTCCTTGAACATCAATCACCAAATTCTCTGCTTTAGAAATTCTCTGACCAGCACTGTTATGAACATTCTGATTGGAATTAGAATCCCATCTAACTTGATCAGAGGTTTTTGAGTTGCTCTTGCTACCATGACTCCTTTGGTTTTCAGTACAAGAAACAGCAGAAACATCACTAATCTTACTTGTGCTTTCCAAAGGATAATTAACATGCTGTAATGAAACACCAAATGATCCTTGAACTCTTTCAGCTTGAGTTTCATGCCGTGAGGACATGT
The Gossypium hirsutum isolate 1008001.06 chromosome A07, Gossypium_hirsutum_v2.1, whole genome shotgun sequence genome window above contains:
- the LOC107952948 gene encoding uncharacterized protein yields the protein MGEYEGWAAQQPPIGLLPNGLLPNEAASVILVLDSERWMKAEERTADLIACIQPDSPSESRRNAVADYVQRLIAKCFPCQVFTFGSVPLKTYLPDGDIDLTAFSKNQNLKDTWAHQVRDMLENEEKNENAEFRVKEVQYIQAEVKIIKCLVENIVVDISFNQLGGLCTLCFLEEVDILINQNHLFKRSIILIKAWCYYESRILGAHHGLISTYALETLVLYIFHVYNKSFSGPLEVLYRFLEFFSKFDWENFCVSLWGPVPIRSLPDISAEPPRKDGGELLLSKYFLDTCSSRYAVCQENQGQPFTSKHFNVIDPLRLNNNLGRSVSKGNFFRIRSAFAFGAKKLARVLDCPKEDLYYEVNQFFMNTWERHGSGQRPDAPRNDLRCLRLSNLDHTHGSKNIRNNSSSKGNDMSSRHETQAERVQGSFGVSLQHVNYPLESTSKISDVSAVSCTENQRSHGSKSNSKTSDQVRWDSNSNQNVHNSAGQRISKAENLVIDVQGRYLFARTCSSPELTETYGEVTSNQRQNRMPESGKTQIASMRSNNDGGKNMESGLAERHNIKSSSDDPSSIRQASNHQSIDTAADPNSLPNSFQDDFGLGTMSQEFSLVPGVQGMHQEEQDLLNMMAFSTAHGFDGQVPVPLNLAAGHLPFPFQSLPMGYNQRNLGGILPSNIQMFPQGLVSFPLAHYFSSIGLASNTEDPIEASSENFGSPEMNSGEVERDSWQEQDRGSSGGFVDLHNGSFEMLQSDDKQLSTSARYKFFQSSRVSSSGSSKTQQKFAKETRGSSREGHLDDNRGNDVFFDERTTSSRSMTASHTSSLRRKTSSESSWDGSSAKVCKPAREKRGRKLSSSAVPSATCGKGKSVSDYSSQAEDNSRDWNPPSIGSSDMAGRTIEPQPVCSLPVPRHQISGFETALTSGSDPLIPITPFLLGPGSGQRTMDNSGVPPLAFTITGPPVPFVLCPVYNIPAETGAPDASTSHFGWDEGLDNNDSCQNFESSAGLDQSEVLSTSSSTRNASSLEPVERKSDILNGDIASHWQNLQYGRFCQNSQYPPPLIYPSPVVVPPLYLQGHFPWDGPGRPPPSNVNLFSQLMNYGPRIVSAPHQSVSNRPASVYQRHADEMPRYCSGTGTYLPNPKVSIREQHSANTRRGKYNYDRNDHHGDRDGNWIANSKSQAAGYSHSCNQNEKSRFTCDQLGAVADDSRAERPWGSHRHDSFSSYQSHNGPVCANSSQGSSASMQYGMYPLPAMNTSGVSSNGPTIPSVVMLYPYDHNSGYGSSDEQLEFGSLGPVDFSGMNEEASQVSDGSNPGGVYDKQRFHGTSAQQSSPDQPSSPHLQRGL